In Luteitalea sp. TBR-22, one genomic interval encodes:
- a CDS encoding PQQ-binding-like beta-propeller repeat protein — MQKSLWSYFTSSSSGFVLLALLVAGLGVGASQQTPGIGKGEWRAYGGDLHGTKYSPLNEIDAGNAKDLRVAWRWTSPDNAVVATQPGLHLNLFEGTPVALDGHLFVATGLHQVASIDGRTGATRWVHDPGLYRRGTPQRLGWVHRGVALWAAGRRVFHATGEGYLLALDADTGKPVPGFGADGRVDLLAGLRRPVARFEFGVNSPPIVVGEVVVVGSFVQDGWLKKEGPPGDVRGYDARTGRLLWTFHTVPDAGEFGTDTWLEESWKYSGSTNVWTVMSADEALGLVYLPTSTPTNDHYGGHRPGDNLFAESVVALDARTGKRRWHFQAVHHGIWDYDLPAAPVLADVTIGGRPRKVLAQVSKQAFVYVLDRETGVPIWPIEERPVAPSTVPGEVLSRTQPFPTRPAPFDRQGITVDDLIDFTPALRREATDILSRFDSGPLFTPISERGAVVMPGAVGGASWAGAGLDPESGRLFVPSVSIPYVMRSRALDPTRSDMRYASFGLDRVPLGGPQGLPLTKPPYGRITAIDLGTGEHAWVMPHGTGPRDHPALASMQLPRLGWPARGFVLVTRTLLFAAQEPEIRGGYSAETNAWVYTARTRTPLLSAFDKRTGELLGELALPANAGGSPMTFSAGGRQYIVVPVGGGGVPAELVALSLGGK, encoded by the coding sequence ATGCAAAAGAGCCTCTGGAGCTACTTCACGTCGTCTTCGTCCGGGTTCGTGCTGCTCGCGCTGCTCGTCGCCGGCCTCGGCGTCGGCGCATCGCAGCAGACGCCCGGGATTGGGAAGGGCGAGTGGCGCGCCTACGGCGGCGACCTCCACGGCACCAAGTACTCGCCGCTGAACGAGATCGATGCCGGCAACGCCAAGGACCTGCGCGTCGCCTGGCGGTGGACCTCGCCAGACAACGCAGTGGTCGCCACGCAGCCCGGGCTGCACCTCAACCTGTTCGAGGGCACGCCCGTCGCGCTCGATGGGCATCTCTTCGTCGCGACCGGTCTCCACCAGGTCGCGAGCATCGACGGCCGGACGGGCGCGACGCGCTGGGTCCACGACCCCGGCCTCTACAGGCGCGGCACGCCGCAGCGATTGGGCTGGGTACACCGGGGCGTCGCGCTCTGGGCGGCGGGTCGCCGCGTGTTCCATGCCACCGGCGAGGGCTACCTACTCGCGCTCGATGCCGACACCGGCAAGCCCGTCCCGGGGTTCGGCGCCGATGGGCGGGTCGATCTGCTCGCCGGGCTTCGCCGTCCGGTCGCGCGGTTCGAGTTCGGCGTCAACTCTCCGCCGATCGTCGTCGGCGAGGTCGTGGTGGTCGGCTCGTTCGTGCAGGACGGCTGGCTCAAGAAGGAGGGTCCCCCGGGCGACGTTCGCGGCTACGACGCGCGCACCGGCCGCCTGCTCTGGACGTTCCACACGGTGCCCGACGCCGGCGAGTTCGGCACCGACACCTGGCTCGAGGAGTCGTGGAAGTACAGCGGCAGCACGAACGTGTGGACCGTGATGAGCGCCGACGAGGCGCTCGGCCTCGTCTATCTCCCCACGAGCACGCCGACCAACGACCACTACGGCGGCCATCGGCCCGGCGACAACCTGTTTGCCGAGAGTGTCGTGGCGCTGGACGCCAGGACGGGGAAGCGCCGGTGGCACTTCCAGGCGGTGCACCACGGCATCTGGGACTACGACCTCCCCGCTGCGCCCGTGCTCGCCGATGTGACGATTGGCGGTCGACCACGCAAGGTGCTGGCGCAGGTGTCCAAGCAGGCCTTCGTGTACGTCCTCGATCGAGAGACGGGCGTGCCGATCTGGCCCATCGAGGAGCGACCCGTCGCGCCATCGACGGTGCCGGGCGAAGTCCTGTCGCGCACCCAGCCGTTCCCGACTCGGCCGGCGCCGTTCGACCGACAGGGGATCACCGTCGACGATCTCATCGACTTCACGCCCGCCCTGCGGCGCGAGGCCACCGACATCCTGAGCCGCTTCGACAGCGGGCCGCTCTTCACGCCGATCTCGGAGCGGGGCGCCGTGGTCATGCCGGGCGCCGTCGGCGGCGCGAGCTGGGCAGGCGCGGGTCTCGACCCCGAGTCGGGCCGCCTGTTCGTGCCGTCGGTCAGCATCCCGTACGTCATGCGGTCGCGGGCGCTCGACCCCACCCGGTCGGACATGCGCTACGCGTCGTTCGGCCTCGACCGAGTCCCCCTCGGCGGTCCGCAGGGGCTTCCCCTCACCAAGCCGCCGTACGGCCGCATCACGGCCATCGATCTCGGCACCGGCGAGCACGCGTGGGTCATGCCGCACGGCACGGGACCGCGCGACCATCCAGCGCTGGCGTCGATGCAGTTGCCGCGGCTCGGCTGGCCCGCGCGCGGGTTCGTGCTCGTCACGCGCACGCTGCTCTTCGCGGCACAGGAGCCGGAGATCAGGGGTGGTTACTCGGCCGAGACCAACGCGTGGGTGTACACCGCACGCACGCGGACGCCGCTGTTGAGCGCGTTCGACAAGCGCACCGGAGAACTCCTGGGCGAGCTCGCCCTGCCCGCCAACGCCGGCGGTTCACCGATGACGTTTTCCGCCGGCGGGAGACAGTACATCGTCGTGCCCGTGGGCGGCGGAGGTGTGCCAGCCGAACTCGTGGCGTTGTCGCTCGGCGGAAAGTAG
- a CDS encoding VOC family protein, protein MIAGARYGHTNLIATDWRRLAQFYQELFGCTPVPPERDYGGPDLERGTGVPGAALRGVHLRLPGHGPDGPTLEIFNYTILRDRPDAAVNRPGFGHIAFVVDDVNAAREAVLAAGGQPIGEVVTLTTTVGARLTWVYVTDPEGNIIELQSRVLTGMGS, encoded by the coding sequence ATGATTGCAGGCGCGCGCTATGGCCACACCAACCTGATTGCCACCGATTGGCGTCGGCTGGCGCAGTTCTATCAGGAGCTGTTCGGCTGCACACCGGTCCCGCCGGAACGCGATTACGGGGGACCGGATCTCGAGCGCGGAACAGGTGTGCCTGGCGCGGCACTTCGCGGCGTGCACCTGCGACTGCCGGGGCACGGCCCCGATGGCCCGACGCTCGAGATCTTCAACTACACCATCCTGCGCGACAGGCCAGACGCGGCGGTCAATCGCCCGGGCTTCGGTCACATCGCTTTCGTCGTGGACGACGTCAATGCCGCTCGCGAGGCGGTGCTCGCCGCAGGAGGGCAGCCGATTGGCGAAGTCGTCACCTTGACCACTACCGTTGGCGCCCGACTGACCTGGGTGTACGTCACCGACCCCGAGGGCAACATCATCGAGTTGCAGAGCCGAGTCCTGACGGGCATGGGATCGTGA
- a CDS encoding DUF6265 family protein produces the protein MTTGHACLLLMFTLVCSAAGLQAQEKVTERTVKLAAGAQPPQATISDVAWLEGRWAGSALGGETEEIWSGPKAGAMMGMYRLVREGKVVFYEMQALVEEGGSLVLRLKHFHANLAGWEEKATTVDFPLVALRDGVVQFEGMSMHRDGADKLIVYLAIQARDGTVREETFRYTKVRPPMP, from the coding sequence ATGACGACCGGACACGCGTGCCTGCTACTGATGTTCACCCTGGTTTGTTCGGCCGCTGGCCTGCAGGCACAGGAGAAGGTCACCGAACGCACCGTGAAGCTGGCGGCGGGAGCGCAGCCGCCGCAGGCCACGATCTCGGACGTGGCCTGGCTGGAAGGCCGCTGGGCCGGCTCCGCACTTGGCGGCGAGACCGAGGAGATCTGGAGCGGTCCGAAGGCCGGGGCGATGATGGGGATGTATCGCCTGGTGCGTGAGGGCAAGGTCGTCTTCTACGAGATGCAAGCGCTCGTCGAGGAAGGCGGCAGCCTCGTCCTGCGACTGAAGCACTTCCACGCCAATCTCGCCGGGTGGGAGGAGAAGGCGACGACCGTCGACTTCCCCCTCGTGGCCCTCCGTGACGGGGTGGTCCAGTTCGAGGGCATGTCCATGCACCGCGACGGCGCCGACAAGCTGATCGTGTATCTCGCCATCCAGGCCAGGGACGGCACGGTGCGCGAGGAGACGTTCCGCTACACGAAAGTCCGGCCCCCGATGCCATGA
- a CDS encoding protein kinase produces the protein MIGTRLGPYQVVAKLGEGGMGEVYRATDTNLKRQVAIKVLPAAVAADGDRLARFQREAEVLAALNHPNIAAIYGLEKTPECTALVMELVEGEDLSQRIDRLRARGASAGQAAMPLDEALPIARQIAEALEAAHEQGIVHRDLKPANIKVREDGTVKVLDFGLAKALGPEGPSATAGGVSASMSPTMTSPAMTAMGMILGTAAYMAPEQARGRAVDRRADIWAFGVVVFEMLAGQRAFPGDDLTDTLAAVVKLEPAWESLPPGVPDRVRRVLHACLRKDPRQRLGDMQSVRLALDGAFETTVSQAAASAPSALAQRSLVARALPWAIASVAVLIAGVLLMFWAPWRPAPVPTPRKVLASIGADASLPTSPGASAILSPDGTTLAFVARQAGSARLFIRTLDQLQAVPLAGTEGAEDPFFSPDGQWLAFFADGALKKISVAGGAAVTICDAVEHFGGTWTDSDTIVFNRSGAPTARLMRVSAAGGKPEIFGVLSPGAGRQRWPQALPGGQAVLYSEHSPFATNWDTANLVVAPVSGGAPKVVVRGGYFGRYVPSGPGSPKRGEREGGHLIYLHQGTVFAVPFDPTRLETVGPAMPALEGVATFPNPGGGKLAVSSEGTLVYVPGTAVSGERPIEWLTRDGKAAVLRATKAQWSNPRFSPNGEKLALDISDGQQRDIWVYDWARDTLTQLTFEPGEDRFPVWTPDGRRLVFGSDRAKAGTFNLYWANADGTGEVTRLTDSPETHSQGSSWHPSGKFLAFQAARGAGNGVDLMILPMEGDATRGWTPGTPTVFLGSPANETTPTFSPDGRWIAYTSSERGGVGDIYVRPFPGPGGPWRVSTGGGRFPRWSATAPELLFVAREGTITAARYAVVGDSFRADTPQVWTPTSIQAVAPGNSGYALHPDGKRVAAAAVADDSEGVANDKVVFFFNFGAYLKRIAPGGQTGVPES, from the coding sequence ATGATCGGCACGCGTCTTGGCCCTTATCAGGTCGTGGCCAAACTGGGCGAAGGCGGAATGGGTGAGGTGTATCGCGCCACCGACACGAACCTGAAGCGGCAGGTGGCGATCAAGGTGCTGCCGGCTGCGGTGGCGGCCGATGGCGATCGTCTCGCTCGCTTCCAGCGCGAAGCCGAGGTCCTCGCTGCACTCAACCACCCGAACATCGCGGCGATCTACGGGCTCGAGAAGACGCCCGAGTGCACGGCGCTCGTGATGGAACTGGTCGAGGGCGAGGACCTGTCGCAGCGCATCGACCGCCTTCGCGCCCGGGGCGCGTCGGCGGGGCAGGCCGCGATGCCGCTCGACGAGGCATTGCCGATCGCCAGGCAGATCGCCGAAGCCCTCGAAGCCGCGCACGAGCAGGGGATCGTCCATCGCGACCTGAAGCCCGCCAACATCAAGGTGCGCGAGGACGGCACGGTGAAGGTGCTGGACTTCGGTCTCGCCAAAGCGCTCGGACCCGAAGGGCCGAGCGCGACGGCGGGCGGCGTGAGCGCGTCGATGTCGCCGACGATGACCTCGCCCGCCATGACGGCGATGGGCATGATTCTCGGCACGGCGGCCTACATGGCGCCGGAGCAGGCGCGGGGCCGCGCGGTCGACAGGCGGGCCGACATCTGGGCGTTCGGCGTGGTGGTGTTCGAGATGCTGGCCGGCCAGCGCGCCTTCCCCGGCGACGACCTCACGGACACACTCGCGGCCGTCGTCAAGCTCGAACCGGCATGGGAGTCCCTGCCGCCAGGCGTGCCCGACCGGGTACGACGCGTGCTGCACGCCTGCCTGCGGAAGGACCCGCGGCAGCGGCTCGGCGACATGCAGAGTGTGCGCCTCGCGCTCGACGGCGCGTTCGAGACGACGGTGTCCCAGGCCGCCGCGTCGGCGCCATCGGCGCTGGCGCAGCGGTCCCTGGTGGCGCGCGCGCTGCCGTGGGCGATCGCCAGCGTGGCGGTCCTGATCGCGGGCGTGCTGCTGATGTTCTGGGCGCCCTGGCGGCCGGCACCCGTGCCCACGCCGCGCAAGGTGCTCGCCAGCATCGGCGCGGACGCGTCGCTGCCGACCAGCCCCGGCGCGTCGGCGATTCTGTCGCCGGACGGCACAACCCTCGCGTTCGTCGCGCGACAGGCAGGCTCGGCGCGGCTCTTCATCCGCACGCTCGACCAGTTGCAGGCCGTCCCGCTCGCCGGCACCGAAGGCGCCGAGGATCCGTTCTTCTCGCCGGACGGCCAATGGCTGGCGTTCTTCGCCGACGGCGCGCTGAAGAAGATCTCGGTGGCCGGGGGCGCCGCGGTCACGATTTGCGACGCCGTGGAGCACTTCGGCGGCACGTGGACCGACAGCGACACGATTGTCTTCAACCGGTCGGGCGCACCCACCGCAAGGCTGATGCGCGTCTCGGCGGCCGGGGGCAAACCGGAGATCTTCGGCGTGCTCAGCCCTGGCGCCGGCAGGCAGCGGTGGCCCCAGGCGCTGCCGGGCGGTCAGGCGGTGCTGTACAGCGAGCACTCGCCCTTCGCGACCAACTGGGACACGGCCAACCTCGTCGTGGCCCCAGTGTCGGGCGGGGCGCCGAAGGTGGTGGTCCGCGGCGGGTACTTTGGCCGGTACGTGCCGAGCGGGCCTGGCTCGCCGAAGCGCGGCGAGCGCGAAGGCGGCCATCTGATCTACCTGCACCAGGGCACGGTCTTCGCGGTGCCCTTCGATCCCACTCGCCTCGAAACGGTGGGCCCGGCGATGCCGGCGCTCGAAGGCGTCGCCACATTTCCGAACCCAGGCGGCGGAAAACTGGCGGTGTCGTCCGAGGGCACGCTCGTGTATGTGCCCGGCACGGCCGTGTCGGGCGAGCGCCCGATCGAGTGGCTGACGCGCGACGGCAAGGCGGCGGTGCTGCGTGCGACGAAGGCCCAATGGTCCAATCCGCGCTTCTCGCCGAATGGCGAGAAGCTGGCGCTCGACATCTCCGACGGCCAGCAGCGCGACATCTGGGTGTACGACTGGGCGCGGGACACGCTGACGCAATTGACCTTCGAGCCCGGGGAGGATCGCTTTCCGGTCTGGACGCCCGACGGCCGGCGCCTCGTGTTTGGGTCGGATCGCGCCAAGGCCGGCACCTTCAATCTGTACTGGGCCAACGCCGACGGCACGGGCGAGGTCACGCGGCTGACCGACAGCCCGGAAACCCACTCGCAAGGATCCTCCTGGCATCCAAGCGGCAAGTTCCTCGCTTTCCAGGCCGCCCGCGGCGCCGGCAACGGCGTCGACCTGATGATCCTGCCGATGGAGGGGGACGCCACGCGCGGGTGGACGCCCGGCACGCCCACGGTATTCCTGGGCTCGCCGGCCAACGAAACGACACCGACGTTCTCGCCGGACGGCCGCTGGATCGCGTACACCTCGAGTGAGCGCGGCGGCGTCGGCGATATCTACGTGCGCCCATTCCCCGGCCCCGGCGGCCCCTGGCGCGTCTCCACGGGGGGCGGTCGCTTTCCGCGGTGGTCGGCCACGGCACCCGAGTTGTTGTTCGTCGCGCGAGAAGGCACGATCACGGCCGCACGGTACGCCGTCGTGGGCGACTCCTTCCGCGCCGACACGCCGCAGGTCTGGACGCCGACGAGCATTCAGGCGGTGGCTCCCGGGAACAGCGGGTACGCGTTGCATCCTGACGGCAAGCGGGTCGCGGCCGCCGCAGTCGCCGACGACAGCGAAGGCGTCGCCAATGACAAGGTCGTGTTCTTCTTCAACTTCGGGGCGTATCTGAAAAGGATCGCCCCGGGGGGCCAGACAGGGGTGCCGGAGTCATGA
- a CDS encoding protein kinase yields MTLSAGTRLGPYQVVAKLGEGGMGEVYRATDTNLKRQVAIKVLPASVAADVDRLARFQREAEVLAALNHPNIAAIYGLEKAPECTALVMELVEGEDLSQRIARLRAQGASAGQAGMLLDEALPIARQIAEALEAAHEQGIIHRDLKPANIKVRADGTVKVLDFGLAKALEPAGATAGGSASMSPTMTSPAMTAMGMILGTAAYMAPEQARGRAVDKRADIWAFGVVLYEMLTGARAFEGEDISITLASVLKEDVDWDALPKDVPAALRRLLRRCLEKDPKRRLQAIGEARFAIEELQSGAARDATDAPTMSARRASGVAWKVAAAVFAVASGVLGVVAVLHFREVRPARDVVRFQIPAPNGHQTGALKLSPDGRRAAFVETGPGGPVLWMHSLESSSSWPLPGTERVGAFLIWSPDSQFIAFMADGKLKKVAASGGQPQSIADVSGFFGGAWSRTDVILFGSRQGIMQVPAAGGTPVLLLPLDAPRNEFVQRWPGFLPDGRHVVYWSNDRGIYVGSLDRADAPKRVVDAADTLAGYVASPDGGRGYLLFGRAGSLMAQAFDVERLETVGEAVTISSDIGPWPASASENGVLAYQGQGMPGAFQLTWLDRAGTTLGVESLPGALQAPSLSRDGRRVAIEGRVSENTDVWVIDLARGTTTRVTDDPGADTRPVFSPDGSRVAFTRANVMYQKSANGSGAEERLGEGETTDWSPDGRFISFIQGGDLWALPLAGDRTPVRLAEGRFNDRRGRFSPDGKWIAYESNLSNRFEIYLQPFPSTGERMQISVNGGDSAYWRGDGRELFFRAPDDTIMAVDITPGSVPQPTAPRAVFRLPANINNGRFVVAPDGQRFLMPLEVQKTTPAPMMVTLNWIEELKARAPVK; encoded by the coding sequence ATGACCCTGTCTGCCGGCACGCGCCTTGGCCCGTATCAGGTCGTCGCCAAACTGGGCGAAGGCGGAATGGGCGAGGTGTATCGGGCCACCGACACGAACCTGAAACGCCAGGTCGCGATCAAGGTGCTACCGGCGTCGGTGGCCGCCGATGTCGATCGCCTCGCTCGCTTTCAGCGCGAAGCGGAAGTCCTCGCCGCACTCAACCACCCGAACATCGCGGCGATCTACGGGCTGGAGAAGGCGCCCGAGTGCACGGCGCTGGTGATGGAGTTGGTCGAGGGCGAGGACCTGTCGCAGCGCATCGCCCGCCTTCGCGCCCAGGGCGCTTCGGCGGGGCAGGCCGGAATGCTGCTGGACGAAGCGTTGCCCATCGCGCGGCAGATCGCCGAGGCCCTCGAAGCCGCGCACGAGCAGGGCATCATCCATCGCGATCTCAAGCCCGCGAACATCAAGGTGCGCGCCGACGGCACGGTGAAGGTGCTGGACTTCGGTCTCGCCAAGGCGCTGGAGCCCGCCGGCGCGACGGCGGGCGGCAGCGCGTCGATGTCGCCGACGATGACCTCACCGGCGATGACCGCGATGGGGATGATCCTCGGTACGGCGGCCTACATGGCGCCCGAGCAGGCGCGGGGCCGCGCGGTCGACAAACGCGCCGACATCTGGGCGTTTGGCGTGGTGCTCTACGAGATGCTGACCGGCGCGCGCGCGTTCGAAGGGGAAGACATCTCGATCACGCTCGCGAGCGTGCTGAAGGAAGACGTCGACTGGGACGCGCTGCCGAAGGATGTGCCTGCCGCACTCCGGCGGCTGTTGCGGCGCTGCCTCGAGAAGGATCCGAAGCGGCGCCTGCAGGCGATCGGTGAAGCGCGGTTCGCCATCGAGGAACTCCAGAGCGGGGCCGCGCGTGACGCGACCGACGCGCCGACCATGTCGGCGCGTCGGGCAAGCGGCGTCGCGTGGAAGGTCGCGGCGGCCGTCTTCGCCGTCGCCTCCGGCGTGCTCGGCGTCGTTGCGGTCCTCCACTTCCGCGAAGTACGGCCGGCTCGGGACGTCGTGCGCTTCCAGATCCCGGCGCCCAACGGTCATCAGACCGGGGCTCTCAAGCTGTCGCCCGACGGCCGCCGAGCCGCCTTCGTCGAGACTGGTCCCGGCGGCCCGGTCCTCTGGATGCACTCGCTGGAATCGTCCTCGTCATGGCCCCTGCCCGGCACGGAGCGGGTCGGCGCCTTCTTGATCTGGTCTCCGGACAGTCAGTTCATCGCCTTCATGGCCGATGGCAAGCTGAAGAAGGTGGCGGCATCGGGTGGACAGCCGCAGTCGATCGCGGATGTCTCCGGCTTCTTCGGCGGCGCGTGGAGTCGCACGGACGTCATCCTCTTCGGATCACGTCAAGGCATCATGCAGGTGCCGGCGGCGGGGGGAACCCCGGTCTTGCTCCTGCCTCTCGACGCACCCCGCAACGAATTCGTGCAGCGCTGGCCCGGGTTCCTGCCAGACGGACGCCATGTCGTGTACTGGAGCAACGACCGAGGCATCTACGTGGGTTCTCTGGATCGCGCCGACGCACCGAAGCGCGTGGTGGACGCGGCCGATACGCTGGCTGGCTACGTGGCGTCGCCTGACGGTGGCAGGGGGTACCTGCTCTTCGGACGCGCTGGCTCGCTGATGGCGCAGGCGTTCGACGTCGAGCGGCTCGAGACCGTGGGCGAGGCCGTGACGATCTCGTCAGACATCGGTCCGTGGCCCGCGTCGGCCTCGGAAAACGGCGTCCTGGCCTACCAGGGTCAGGGCATGCCCGGCGCGTTTCAACTCACGTGGCTGGATCGAGCAGGCACGACGCTTGGCGTCGAGTCGCTCCCGGGCGCCCTGCAGGCGCCGAGCCTTTCGCGGGACGGCAGGCGCGTGGCCATCGAAGGACGCGTGTCGGAGAACACCGACGTGTGGGTGATCGACCTGGCGCGTGGCACGACGACGCGTGTCACCGACGACCCTGGCGCGGACACTCGTCCCGTGTTCTCGCCCGACGGCAGCCGCGTCGCCTTCACACGCGCGAACGTGATGTATCAGAAATCTGCCAACGGCAGCGGCGCCGAGGAGCGACTGGGCGAGGGAGAAACCACCGACTGGTCCCCGGACGGACGGTTCATCAGTTTCATCCAGGGTGGCGACCTGTGGGCGCTGCCGCTCGCAGGCGACCGCACGCCGGTGCGCCTCGCCGAAGGCCGGTTCAACGATCGACGCGGGCGGTTCTCGCCCGACGGCAAGTGGATCGCCTACGAGTCGAACCTGTCGAACCGCTTCGAGATCTACCTGCAGCCGTTTCCGTCGACCGGCGAACGCATGCAGATCTCGGTGAACGGCGGCGACTCCGCCTACTGGCGCGGCGATGGCAGGGAACTCTTCTTTCGCGCGCCCGATGACACCATCATGGCGGTGGACATCACCCCCGGCTCCGTGCCTCAGCCGACGGCGCCGCGCGCCGTGTTCCGGCTGCCGGCCAACATCAACAACGGCCGCTTCGTGGTGGCGCCAGATGGCCAGCGGTTCCTGATGCCGCTCGAAGTGCAGAAGACCACCCCAGCGCCCATGATGGTGACGCTCAACTGGATCGAAGAGCTGAAGGCGCGGGCGCCGGTGAAGTGA